From Merismopedia glauca CCAP 1448/3, one genomic window encodes:
- a CDS encoding oxidoreductase, protein MDKIRFATVWLAGCSGCHMSFLDLDEWLIDLAQQVDVVYSPVGSDIKEYPQNVDVCLVEGGVANEDNLELLLKVRQRTKTLISFGDCAVTANVPGMRNMLGGAEPVLKRGYLELAEHSPQLPHAPGIVPELLEQVLPVHQVVPVEIYMPGCPPPADRIRATLEPLLRGEMPVMEGRDMIKFG, encoded by the coding sequence ATGGACAAGATAAGATTCGCTACGGTTTGGTTGGCGGGGTGTTCGGGCTGTCATATGTCTTTTCTCGATTTGGACGAATGGCTGATCGATCTTGCCCAGCAGGTGGATGTGGTATATAGTCCCGTCGGTTCGGATATTAAGGAGTATCCCCAAAATGTGGATGTATGTTTGGTAGAAGGCGGGGTTGCCAATGAAGACAATTTGGAATTACTGCTAAAAGTTCGCCAACGAACCAAAACTCTGATTTCCTTCGGAGATTGCGCGGTTACAGCTAACGTTCCGGGGATGCGAAATATGTTGGGCGGTGCCGAACCCGTACTCAAGAGGGGCTATTTGGAACTAGCAGAACACTCCCCCCAACTCCCCCACGCACCAGGGATCGTACCGGAATTATTAGAGCAGGTTTTGCCCGTGCATCAGGTGGTTCCCGTAGAAATTTATATGCCGGGATGTCCGCCGCCAGCCGATCGCATTCGAGCTACTCTAGAACCTCTTTTGCGCGGCGAAATGCCTGTAATGGAAGGTCGGGACATGATTAAGTTTGGGTAG
- the hoxU gene encoding bidirectional hydrogenase complex protein HoxU, whose product MSVKTLKIDGKGVAIKQGATLLQAAKEAGIDIPTLCFLEGVSPPAACRMCLVEIEGSHKLQPACVTEVAEGMVVQTNTPKLQEFRRMNVELLFAEGNHVCAVCVANGNCELQDLAVRVGMDHSHFPYRFPDRKVDLSHEHFGIDHNRCILCTRCVRVCDEIEGAHVWDVAQRGEHCFIVSGLHQPWGEVDACTSCGKCVDACPTGALFHQGSTTGEKERHRAKLEFLVTAREKHQWTR is encoded by the coding sequence ATGTCTGTAAAAACGCTAAAAATTGACGGAAAAGGTGTCGCGATCAAACAGGGAGCAACCCTACTGCAAGCGGCAAAAGAAGCGGGTATTGATATTCCGACGCTGTGCTTTTTGGAAGGGGTTTCTCCTCCTGCTGCCTGTCGGATGTGTCTGGTGGAAATTGAAGGCAGTCATAAGCTTCAACCTGCTTGCGTTACAGAAGTTGCAGAAGGGATGGTGGTGCAAACTAATACACCTAAACTGCAAGAATTTCGGCGCATGAATGTGGAGTTGCTCTTTGCTGAAGGGAATCACGTCTGTGCGGTGTGCGTGGCGAACGGCAACTGCGAACTTCAGGATCTGGCGGTTCGAGTGGGGATGGATCACTCGCACTTTCCCTATCGCTTTCCAGATCGGAAGGTAGATCTCTCCCACGAACATTTTGGGATAGACCACAATCGCTGCATTCTCTGTACGCGCTGCGTTAGAGTCTGCGATGAAATTGAAGGGGCGCACGTTTGGGATGTAGCTCAGCGCGGCGAACATTGTTTTATCGTGTCGGGTTTGCATCAGCCTTGGGGCGAAGTTGATGCCTGTACGTCTTGCGGTAAATGCGTCGATGCCTGTCCTACTGGGGCGCTCTTCCACCAAGGCAGCACCACTGGCGAAAAAGAACGCCATCGCGCCAAGTTGGAGTTTTTAGTCACGGCACGGGAGAAGCACCAATGGACAAGATAA
- a CDS encoding NuoF family protein, with the protein MDIAELYHIAQQERDRRKSKRIRCCTAAGCQSSGSEAVKQALEEAIATAGLKKEVEVASVGCLRFCGRGPLVATDPDGMLYEEVTTADAVSIAASLQGETATAQPCDPHQPFFAGQMPIVLENSGQIDPERIEEYIAVGGYEPLYQALYEMTPAQVIEEITKSGLRGRGGGGYPTGLKWATVAKMPGEQKYVICNADEGDPGAFMDRSVLESDPHRVLEGMAIAGYAISANRGFIYVRAEYPLAIAHLNKAIQQAKKYGLLGSQIFESGFDFKIDIRIGAGAFVCGEETALIHSIEGGRGNPRPRPPYPAEAGLWGCPTLINNVETYANITPIIRRGADWYSQIGTEGSKGTKVFALTGQVKNTGLIEVPMGTTLHQIVAEMGGGASEGQVKAVQTGGPSGGCIPAEFFDTPVDYESLQRLGTMMGSGGMIIMDNSTSMVEIAQFYMDFCRGESCGKCVPCRAGTVQLHEMLTKIVNRQATLADIEQMEALCQMVKEMSLCGLGQSAPNPVLSTLRYFKDEYLALLQQD; encoded by the coding sequence ATGGATATTGCCGAGCTATACCATATCGCCCAACAGGAGCGCGATCGCCGTAAATCAAAACGCATTCGGTGCTGTACCGCAGCAGGTTGTCAATCTTCTGGTTCGGAGGCAGTAAAACAAGCTTTAGAAGAGGCGATCGCCACCGCAGGGTTAAAGAAAGAGGTAGAAGTTGCCAGCGTTGGTTGTCTGCGTTTTTGCGGGCGCGGTCCTTTAGTGGCTACCGATCCTGACGGGATGCTGTACGAGGAAGTCACGACAGCAGATGCAGTTTCCATTGCCGCCTCATTGCAAGGCGAAACTGCTACAGCGCAACCGTGCGATCCCCATCAACCGTTTTTTGCGGGACAAATGCCCATAGTGTTGGAAAATAGCGGTCAGATCGATCCCGAACGGATCGAAGAATATATCGCGGTGGGCGGGTATGAGCCACTGTACCAGGCGCTTTACGAAATGACCCCCGCCCAAGTCATTGAGGAAATTACCAAAAGTGGATTGCGGGGACGGGGTGGTGGCGGCTATCCGACGGGGTTGAAATGGGCGACGGTGGCTAAGATGCCAGGAGAGCAAAAGTATGTCATCTGCAATGCCGATGAGGGCGATCCTGGAGCATTTATGGATCGTAGCGTGTTGGAGAGCGATCCGCATCGGGTGCTGGAAGGGATGGCGATCGCTGGTTACGCGATCAGTGCCAATCGTGGGTTTATCTACGTTCGGGCTGAATATCCACTCGCGATCGCACATTTAAATAAAGCCATTCAGCAGGCGAAGAAATACGGATTGCTGGGGAGTCAAATTTTTGAGTCGGGATTTGACTTCAAAATAGACATTCGGATTGGTGCGGGGGCATTTGTTTGCGGTGAAGAAACGGCGTTGATTCATTCAATCGAAGGGGGTCGAGGCAATCCCCGTCCCCGTCCTCCTTATCCGGCTGAGGCAGGACTTTGGGGCTGTCCCACCCTGATTAATAACGTCGAAACCTATGCCAATATTACTCCCATTATTCGTCGAGGAGCAGATTGGTACAGTCAGATCGGTACTGAGGGAAGTAAGGGCACAAAAGTTTTTGCCTTGACGGGTCAGGTCAAAAATACGGGATTGATTGAAGTACCGATGGGAACGACACTGCACCAAATCGTTGCAGAAATGGGCGGCGGCGCGTCTGAAGGTCAAGTCAAAGCAGTACAGACTGGAGGACCATCGGGAGGCTGCATCCCCGCAGAGTTTTTCGATACGCCAGTGGATTACGAATCGTTGCAACGGCTCGGCACGATGATGGGTTCGGGCGGCATGATTATTATGGATAACTCTACCAGCATGGTTGAAATTGCCCAGTTTTATATGGATTTTTGTCGGGGAGAAAGTTGCGGCAAGTGCGTTCCCTGTAGGGCGGGAACGGTTCAACTTCATGAGATGCTCACCAAAATTGTGAATCGTCAGGCTACCTTAGCAGACATCGAACAGATGGAAGCGCTGTGTCAGATGGTCAAGGAAATGAGTCTGTGCGGTTTAGGACAATCAGCCCCAAACCCTGTATTGAGTACTTTACGGTATTTCAAAGATGAGTATTTGGCACTATTGCAGCAGGATTAA
- the hoxE gene encoding bidirectional hydrogenase complex protein HoxE, whose product MSPINTEALPDHPAIVSPITKEVAKDLISCDRRYKTLDIALKRNHYQPDALIEVLHKAQESFGYLEEEILLYIARQLKLPLSRVYGVASFYHLFSLNPSGVHNCVVCLGTACYVKGANQILNRLEAELGIKVGETTSDGQISLLSARCLGACGLAPAAVFDGEVGGKLTPEESLVKLQVLTANSSQFAAI is encoded by the coding sequence ATGTCCCCTATCAATACGGAAGCCCTTCCAGACCATCCAGCAATTGTATCGCCCATAACCAAGGAGGTTGCTAAAGACTTAATTAGTTGCGATCGCCGCTACAAAACCCTGGATATCGCCCTCAAGCGCAACCATTACCAGCCGGATGCCTTAATTGAAGTATTGCACAAAGCCCAGGAATCCTTCGGCTATTTAGAAGAAGAAATACTGCTCTACATTGCCCGTCAGTTGAAGTTGCCGTTAAGTCGGGTTTACGGCGTAGCCTCCTTTTATCATCTGTTTTCCCTGAACCCTAGCGGCGTTCATAACTGCGTGGTTTGTTTGGGAACAGCTTGTTATGTCAAAGGTGCTAACCAAATTCTGAATCGGCTGGAGGCTGAATTAGGGATTAAGGTGGGCGAAACTACGTCTGACGGTCAAATTTCTCTCCTGTCAGCGCGGTGTTTGGGCGCTTGCGGGCTGGCTCCTGCGGCAGTCTTTGATGGAGAGGTAGGAGGTAAACTCACGCCAGAGGAATCATTAGTTAAATTGCAGGTGCTAACAGCCAATTCAAGCCAGTTTGCAGCCATATAA
- a CDS encoding urease accessory protein UreD, with translation MSWEGNLKLEFACRDGSTQLVLDYSQAPLKVQRPFYPEGNEVCHSTILHTAGGVVGGDRLNLNLHLSPQSQALVSTAAANKIYGSNGQIALQNIKIQLDSEACLEWLPQETIVFDGAIYRQNLTVELAPQASWLGWEITRFGRTARGEKFVSGDWRSHTEVWQAGQPLWIDRQWLPGDVSALESPHGLAGCAIAGSMAWIGSAVTPEMVAEARKLWVSSPYGSQAGVTRLERGMLCRYLGNDIAEVRNWFISVWQLLRPFYLARNICLPRVWQL, from the coding sequence ATGAGTTGGGAAGGTAATTTAAAGCTAGAATTTGCTTGTCGAGATGGAAGTACGCAGCTAGTTTTAGATTACTCTCAAGCACCGTTGAAGGTGCAAAGACCGTTTTATCCAGAAGGAAATGAGGTTTGTCACAGTACGATTTTGCATACAGCCGGTGGGGTTGTGGGAGGCGATCGCCTCAACTTAAATCTCCATCTTTCTCCCCAAAGTCAAGCTTTAGTGAGTACTGCCGCAGCCAATAAAATCTATGGCAGTAACGGGCAAATAGCGCTTCAAAATATCAAAATTCAGCTAGATTCTGAAGCTTGTTTGGAATGGCTGCCGCAAGAAACAATTGTATTTGATGGTGCAATTTATCGACAGAATTTAACTGTAGAATTAGCCCCGCAAGCGAGTTGGTTGGGATGGGAAATTACTAGATTTGGGAGAACTGCGCGGGGAGAAAAGTTTGTTTCGGGAGATTGGCGATCGCATACTGAAGTTTGGCAAGCTGGACAACCTTTGTGGATTGACCGACAATGGTTACCTGGAGACGTATCTGCGCTCGAAAGTCCTCACGGTTTGGCTGGATGCGCGATCGCTGGTAGTATGGCATGGATTGGCAGTGCTGTGACTCCAGAAATGGTAGCTGAAGCCAGGAAGTTATGGGTGTCTTCCCCATACGGCTCTCAAGCAGGCGTAACTCGACTAGAGCGCGGGATGTTGTGTCGCTATCTGGGGAATGACATCGCTGAAGTTCGTAACTGGTTCATTAGCGTCTGGCAGCTTCTCAGACCGTTTTATTTAGCTAGAAATATCTGTTTACCGAGAGTTTGGCAACTTTAA
- the ureA gene encoding urease subunit gamma: MQLTPQEKDKLLIFTAGLVAERRKNRGLKLNYPEAVAYISAAILEGARDGSTVAELMTYGTTLLTKDDVMEGIAEMLLEVQVEATFPDGTKLVTVHHPIR, encoded by the coding sequence ATGCAACTAACACCTCAAGAAAAAGATAAACTCCTAATTTTCACTGCTGGTCTAGTCGCAGAAAGACGCAAAAATAGAGGCTTAAAGCTGAATTATCCAGAAGCTGTTGCCTACATTTCGGCAGCGATTCTAGAGGGTGCTAGAGATGGTAGCACGGTGGCAGAATTGATGACTTACGGTACAACTTTACTGACTAAAGATGATGTGATGGAAGGGATCGCGGAAATGTTGCTAGAAGTGCAAGTAGAAGCTACTTTCCCCGATGGAACTAAGTTAGTTACAGTGCATCATCCTATTCGTTAA
- a CDS encoding ATP-binding protein, with product MTELRVNLTNCDQEPIHIPGLIQPHGVLLVLKELKLEIIQVSHNTSELLGHQPQELLGKPLSDLLDAKQIAAIWQCLSVEFESINPLNISIKGQTKPLRFDGIVYRWDSAIVLELEPKKARQKTDFFDFYQRVRGTITKIQKAPTLLEMCQIVVKEVRRITEFERVMVYRFDTEGAGSIIAEDKPDGATPYLDLHYPASDIPQQARQLYTLNWLRLIPDVNYQPVELIPANNPATDRPLDMSLSVLRSASPIHIEYLQNMGVTASMSISLIQDRKLWGLIACHHSSPKYVPYGVRTACEFIGQVMSLELATKEANEDLDYKVRLQSLLTKFVESLSQFESFLDGIVQLESNLLDLVSASGAVVCLGEGKAKRCIHIGETPPEAALPALLDWLKHEIQLNNLFHTRSLSQVYPPAEEFKGIASGLLALAISQVHQNYILWFRPEVMQTIKWGGNPNKAVEALEDGSLQLHPRKSFTLWQETVNGYALPWKTCEIEAVAELRSLLVGVILRQADELAAVNIELKRSNDELDSFAYIASHDLKEPLRGIHNYANFLMEDYAEVLDEDGIRKLQTLVRLTQRLENLINSLLHFSRLGRTELSWQTVNLNALVQQAIATLKMSQQHSSVQFRLPRPLPTIKGDRTQLNELFTNLLSNASKYNNSPEKWVEIGFIDNSARKAPATPYSQLPTPYTFYVRDNGISIPQEHLDKIFQIFRRLHGRDEYGGGTGVGLTIARKIVERHGGEIWVESMANQGSTFYFTLPREAMDD from the coding sequence ATGACAGAACTAAGGGTTAACTTAACTAACTGCGACCAAGAACCAATTCACATTCCAGGGCTAATTCAGCCTCACGGTGTTTTGTTGGTTCTCAAAGAGCTAAAACTCGAAATTATCCAAGTTAGCCATAACACTTCTGAGTTGCTCGGTCATCAGCCTCAAGAATTACTGGGTAAACCCTTGTCAGATCTGCTCGATGCCAAGCAAATTGCGGCTATCTGGCAATGCCTGTCAGTAGAATTTGAGAGTATCAATCCCTTAAATATATCCATCAAAGGTCAAACCAAACCCCTGCGTTTTGATGGCATCGTTTATCGCTGGGATAGCGCGATCGTTCTGGAACTGGAGCCGAAAAAGGCGCGACAGAAAACAGACTTCTTTGATTTTTACCAGCGCGTCAGAGGAACAATTACCAAGATCCAAAAAGCACCTACATTGCTAGAAATGTGCCAGATTGTGGTCAAAGAAGTGCGAAGAATCACTGAGTTTGAGCGCGTTATGGTCTATCGGTTTGACACCGAAGGTGCTGGTAGCATCATTGCCGAAGATAAGCCAGATGGGGCGACTCCCTATCTAGACTTACACTATCCCGCTAGCGACATTCCCCAACAAGCCAGACAGCTATACACCCTCAACTGGCTGCGGTTAATCCCAGATGTCAATTATCAACCCGTAGAGTTAATTCCAGCGAACAATCCCGCAACCGATCGCCCGCTAGATATGAGTTTGTCGGTGTTAAGGAGCGCGTCTCCGATTCATATTGAGTATCTTCAAAATATGGGCGTGACCGCTTCTATGTCCATCTCACTGATTCAAGATCGGAAATTATGGGGACTGATTGCCTGCCATCACTCGTCACCCAAGTATGTTCCCTATGGGGTGCGAACGGCTTGTGAGTTCATTGGACAGGTGATGTCGCTAGAACTGGCAACTAAGGAAGCCAACGAAGACTTGGATTACAAAGTGCGTTTGCAGTCGCTGCTAACCAAGTTTGTCGAATCCCTGTCCCAATTTGAATCCTTCCTAGATGGGATCGTGCAACTGGAATCAAACTTGCTGGATCTGGTGAGTGCGTCAGGAGCAGTGGTTTGTCTGGGCGAAGGCAAAGCCAAACGTTGCATTCACATCGGTGAAACGCCTCCAGAAGCGGCTCTGCCTGCTTTGCTAGACTGGCTCAAACATGAGATACAACTAAATAATCTGTTTCACACGCGATCGCTGTCTCAGGTTTATCCACCAGCAGAGGAATTTAAGGGAATCGCTAGTGGGTTGTTAGCCCTGGCAATTTCTCAAGTTCACCAAAATTACATTCTCTGGTTTCGTCCTGAAGTGATGCAAACGATTAAATGGGGTGGAAATCCCAATAAAGCGGTAGAAGCTCTAGAGGATGGCAGTTTGCAGCTACATCCTCGGAAATCATTTACCTTGTGGCAGGAAACGGTCAATGGCTATGCGCTGCCCTGGAAAACTTGTGAAATCGAAGCCGTTGCCGAACTGCGGAGTTTGCTCGTTGGCGTTATTCTCAGACAGGCAGACGAACTAGCAGCCGTTAATATAGAGTTGAAACGTAGTAACGACGAACTAGATTCCTTTGCCTACATCGCCTCCCACGATCTTAAGGAACCTCTGCGGGGAATTCATAACTATGCCAATTTCTTGATGGAAGATTACGCCGAAGTGTTAGATGAAGACGGGATTAGAAAGCTGCAAACCTTGGTGCGGCTAACCCAGCGCCTGGAAAACCTAATTAACTCCCTGTTGCACTTCTCCCGCCTAGGACGCACCGAACTCTCTTGGCAAACAGTAAATTTGAATGCTTTAGTCCAACAGGCGATCGCTACTTTGAAGATGAGCCAACAACATAGTTCCGTCCAGTTTCGTCTGCCTCGCCCTTTACCCACAATCAAGGGCGATCGCACTCAACTCAATGAATTATTCACCAACCTACTGAGCAACGCCAGCAAGTATAACAACAGCCCCGAAAAATGGGTAGAAATAGGTTTTATAGATAATAGCGCCAGAAAAGCGCCCGCCACTCCCTATTCCCAACTTCCTACTCCCTATACTTTCTACGTTCGCGACAACGGCATCAGCATTCCCCAAGAACACCTAGACAAGATTTTTCAGATTTTCCGTCGCTTGCACGGACGGGACGAGTATGGCGGTGGCACTGGGGTAGGTTTAACCATTGCGCGCAAGATAGTAGAACGACATGGCGGCGAGATATGGGTAGAATCTATGGCTAATCAAGGCAGCACATTTTACTTCACTCTACCCAGGGAGGCAATGGATGACTAG
- a CDS encoding response regulator produces MTSTLAPLLRQTPPLLIVEDSDEDFEALMRFLRRSPLVIPVERCMNGEQALAFLHHTDQYANCDHFPRPGMILLDLNLPGIDGREVLRRLKLDHNLKTIPVVIFTTSNHPNDIETCYQQGANSYIIKPIDINQLKRNVQTLVDYWFEVTRLPDGSAD; encoded by the coding sequence ATGACTAGTACTTTAGCACCTCTACTCAGGCAAACTCCACCCTTATTGATTGTGGAAGATAGCGATGAAGATTTTGAAGCCTTAATGCGATTTCTGCGACGCTCTCCCCTGGTTATCCCCGTCGAACGCTGCATGAATGGCGAGCAAGCATTAGCTTTTCTTCACCATACCGACCAGTACGCTAATTGCGATCACTTCCCCCGTCCCGGCATGATTCTACTAGACCTAAACTTGCCTGGAATCGATGGGCGAGAAGTGTTGCGTCGGCTCAAACTCGACCATAACTTAAAAACTATTCCTGTGGTCATCTTTACCACGTCAAATCACCCCAATGATATTGAAACCTGTTACCAGCAAGGAGCTAATAGCTATATCATTAAACCAATTGATATTAACCAACTAAAACGAAATGTTCAGACGCTGGTGGATTATTGGTTTGAAGTGACTAGGCTCCCTGATGGCTCCGCAGACTAA
- a CDS encoding response regulator, with the protein MSQIQRTVLIIDDSPEDRQLYRRYLLQDRDYHYTIWEAQLGQEGLELWQRYQPDVVLLDYRLPDLDGLELLAQIPIQMPHPCLPVIMITGQGNEAIAVQAMKAGAQDYLLKEQITPDSLHLALNRTIETVRLRTQLQQRLERERLVAQITQQIYQSLELDEILQTTVTEVRQFLKTDRVLIFRLQSEGWGQVTKESVRTDCIPLLSTSLHDPCLNEHYIESFRQGLITVKPDIYDSSIDPCHVELLAQLQVRANLVVPILQDKQLWGMLIVHHCTAPRQWQSLEIDLLKELATHVGIALQQAELYQQAQSELVERRRAELALRENQVQLQQQLAEIEAIYQSAPIGLNVLDTDLRFVRINQRLAEINGLSVADHIGRTVRELLPELADTAEPFLRAILETGEPQLNVEIQGETPAQPGVQRTWLEHFLPLKNGDRTIGISTVCEEITDRKLAEEALRESQERYQCLAELIPQLVWTASAEGMLLDVNQRWSDYTGLTLAQAQICGWEAVIHPDDLPVLSQQWAVTVETGTPYQAEGRMRRADGVYRWHLHQAIPQRNERNQIIWFGTATDIEAQKQLEIERDHLLEREKAARTEAERASRLKDEFLAILSHELRSPLNPILGWTKLLQTRKFDAAKTAEALSTIERNAKLQTQLIDDLLDVARILRGKLTLNAAPMNLVFMIESAIETVQTAAVAKSISLHPVLPNIGQVSGDSVRLQQIVWNLLSNAIKFTPNGGQVMIELEQINDMAQIKVTDTGKGISSDFLPHIFESFRQEDASITRQHGGLGLGLAIVYNLVEAHGGTISAASPGLGQGATFTVRLPLLKVEPQSDRPHDSLNGELDLTGIRVVLVDDDPDTRELLAFILKEYGAEAMVVASAGEVLTLLESFKPDILVTDIGMPDMDGYTLLRQVRSLPPERGGQVPAIATTAYARMEDRQQALTAGFQKHIAKPIDPSKLVAAISDLLSQR; encoded by the coding sequence ATGAGTCAGATTCAGCGTACTGTTTTAATCATTGATGATTCTCCCGAAGATCGCCAGCTATATCGGCGGTATCTCTTGCAGGATAGGGATTACCACTACACCATTTGGGAAGCACAATTGGGTCAAGAAGGATTAGAGTTATGGCAGCGTTACCAACCAGATGTAGTTTTGCTGGATTACCGCTTGCCAGATTTAGATGGACTGGAGTTGCTGGCTCAAATACCGATCCAGATGCCGCATCCCTGCTTACCCGTAATTATGATTACAGGGCAGGGAAATGAAGCGATCGCCGTCCAAGCAATGAAAGCTGGTGCCCAAGACTATTTGCTCAAAGAGCAGATAACCCCAGATAGTTTGCATCTAGCACTGAATAGGACGATTGAAACCGTGCGGTTACGCACCCAACTGCAACAGCGCCTCGAACGAGAGCGGCTAGTGGCGCAGATTACTCAGCAAATTTATCAATCGCTGGAACTAGATGAAATTCTCCAGACAACTGTGACAGAGGTGCGGCAGTTTCTCAAAACCGATCGGGTGCTAATTTTTCGCTTACAGTCAGAGGGCTGGGGTCAGGTAACTAAAGAATCTGTCAGAACTGACTGTATACCCCTGCTGTCCACCAGCCTCCATGACCCCTGTTTGAACGAACACTACATCGAATCCTTCCGTCAAGGATTAATCACCGTCAAACCCGATATTTACGATAGCAGCATCGATCCCTGTCATGTGGAACTCCTAGCTCAGTTGCAGGTACGAGCCAATCTAGTCGTGCCGATTCTCCAAGACAAGCAATTATGGGGGATGCTGATTGTCCATCATTGTACAGCCCCTCGCCAGTGGCAATCTTTAGAAATTGATTTGCTCAAAGAATTAGCCACTCATGTGGGCATTGCCTTGCAACAGGCAGAACTTTATCAGCAAGCCCAGAGCGAACTGGTTGAGCGCAGACGGGCAGAACTGGCATTGCGGGAAAATCAGGTTCAGCTTCAGCAGCAACTGGCGGAAATTGAAGCTATTTACCAGTCTGCCCCCATTGGCTTGAATGTCTTGGATACTGACCTTCGCTTTGTGCGGATCAATCAACGACTGGCGGAAATCAATGGGTTATCGGTTGCAGACCATATTGGGCGCACTGTGCGGGAATTACTTCCCGAGCTAGCAGATACTGCCGAACCGTTTCTCCGTGCCATCCTGGAAACTGGGGAACCCCAGTTGAATGTGGAAATTCAAGGTGAAACTCCGGCGCAACCTGGAGTACAACGCACTTGGCTAGAACACTTTTTGCCCTTGAAAAATGGCGATCGCACCATCGGCATCAGCACGGTTTGTGAAGAGATTACCGATCGCAAACTTGCCGAAGAGGCTCTGCGGGAAAGCCAGGAGCGCTATCAGTGTTTGGCAGAATTGATCCCGCAATTAGTCTGGACAGCCAGTGCAGAAGGAATGCTACTTGATGTCAATCAACGCTGGTCAGATTATACAGGTTTAACCCTTGCACAAGCACAAATCTGTGGCTGGGAAGCAGTGATTCATCCTGACGATCTACCTGTTCTGAGCCAACAATGGGCAGTGACTGTAGAAACTGGCACCCCCTATCAAGCCGAAGGTCGAATGCGACGAGCCGATGGAGTGTATCGCTGGCATTTACATCAAGCAATACCTCAAAGGAACGAACGCAATCAAATTATTTGGTTTGGTACGGCAACAGACATAGAAGCTCAAAAACAACTAGAAATTGAGCGCGATCATCTGCTAGAACGGGAAAAAGCCGCACGGACTGAAGCTGAAAGAGCCAGCCGCCTCAAAGACGAGTTTTTAGCCATCTTGTCCCACGAGTTGCGATCGCCTCTCAACCCCATCTTAGGTTGGACTAAACTCCTGCAAACCCGCAAGTTTGATGCAGCCAAAACTGCTGAAGCTCTCTCTACAATTGAACGCAACGCCAAATTACAAACTCAACTAATTGATGACCTACTCGATGTGGCTCGGATTTTACGCGGCAAGCTAACTCTGAATGCAGCACCCATGAATTTAGTATTTATGATTGAGTCAGCTATTGAAACGGTTCAAACTGCGGCGGTAGCTAAATCAATTTCGCTCCACCCAGTGTTGCCTAATATTGGGCAGGTTTCGGGTGATTCTGTGCGTTTACAGCAAATAGTTTGGAATCTGCTCTCTAATGCCATTAAGTTCACCCCCAACGGTGGACAAGTAATGATAGAGCTAGAGCAAATAAACGATATGGCTCAAATTAAAGTGACAGACACTGGCAAAGGCATTAGTTCGGACTTCCTACCCCACATTTTTGAGTCTTTCCGTCAAGAGGATGCTTCCATTACCCGTCAGCATGGCGGTTTGGGGCTAGGGCTGGCGATCGTTTATAATCTAGTCGAAGCGCACGGGGGCACAATCTCGGCTGCCAGTCCAGGTCTGGGACAAGGAGCCACATTCACTGTCAGGCTACCTCTACTTAAGGTTGAACCCCAAAGCGATCGCCCTCATGACTCACTCAACGGCGAACTTGACTTAACAGGCATCCGAGTTGTGCTGGTTGATGATGACCCCGATACCCGCGAGTTGCTCGCCTTCATACTCAAAGAGTATGGAGCAGAGGCAATGGTAGTAGCATCGGCGGGTGAAGTTTTGACACTCCTGGAATCCTTCAAACCTGATATCTTGGTTACTGATATTGGGATGCCAGATATGGACGGTTATACGTTACTGAGGCAAGTACGTTCTCTACCACCCGAACGAGGAGGACAAGTTCCCGCGATCGCCACCACTGCCTATGCCAGAATGGAAGATCGGCAACAAGCACTGACAGCAGGTTTCCAAAAGCATATTGCCAAACCAATCGATCCGAGTAAGTTGGTTGCAGCGATCTCTGATTTGCTGAGCCAGAGGTAA